The following DNA comes from Hypomesus transpacificus isolate Combined female chromosome 5, fHypTra1, whole genome shotgun sequence.
GATGCTTGTCTGCACGTGGGAGCATCACACGGTGGTTCACATCTCATCGTACAGGACAAACAAAAATAgtgtcaaaacaaaaacacaccccAGAGTCAATATTCTGGACGCACGCTAAAGAAATGAAGACCAATGCTTTCAGTTGTCGTTCAACCCTAAACCTTGTCAAGCTTCCTGCCTGGTAGCACCAGCTCACACTCCAGGCGTTCTTCACCGATTCACTTCTCTCACAATGGATTCACAATTGTACATATTGATGTGTATGCATAAACTAGGATATACCCAGGATGTACGTTTGAACGCATAGAGAAATAAAATGATTGAGGCATCCTACAGTGAGACAAGAGTCACCACAGTTCGACAGGTTCAAGGCTGGAGGGGGGCTCTGTTCCTTTCACGCCCAGAGAAGGAACACACACCAAGGTCTGTCACAGCTGAAAGTGTCAAGAGTCTGTTCAAGTTGGAGGCAACAGCCCTCTCACAGCAAGGGTACTGGTCCTTTCGTAGTTCCAAACTCCGGCACACAATTTTCTTCCCAATACCTTGATTTATTTCACAATGTCTTCAACCTCCCTCCTCGTCTTCAATTTGTTTTTCGATCAGATGACCCCCCATCAACCCCCAAAAATGTGAGTCCATTATCCCACAGAAAGTCtgtcacacacgtacacacacacacacacactcgaccaTCGTTCTcagttctctctcactctgttttgtttttgaaagcAATCCCAACTGCCGTGCTTGTGACCGTAGCACTGAGCCAGTCGCTGGCTTCGTGTCCACATTCTCCCTCACTGGTCTGGTGCACGCTGGGGCTCATCGTAAAGCACGACTCGATTTGGATCTGGGgatggaaaaagaaaaacacagggTTGATAAGTCAGTGAGTTGATACTTTTTGTTGTTTGGTTTGTTAGCATAACATACAACaacataaatacatataaaataAGTAAATGGGTCAGAGTCCCATACCTTGTTTTTGCAAACTTAAGATGTATCCCATTTCTGTAGgacaaagacacaaacatgGATTATGATAACTGACATGTCAAACTGTTTTACATCCAAGACCAGACCAATAAAAGTAGGTTGAAAGAGAGCTAGAAGGAAATATGAACATTTCAGAGATTCATCAAATTTCACTTATAATCAAACAAAGACAACTAGACACTCATTTCAATTTCAAGCGAGTAGATTACAAATTACCTTTAGTGTGATAATTAACAGCAGCTTTAAGATCAAACGACCCCCAGCTACACCTTCGATCCAGGCTCCTGAGCCGGGCCTGCACCTTGGAAAGCCCCGACTCCAGGGTGGTCAACGACGACTGGACCGTCTCAGCAGTCGGTTTACAGGAAGCAGCCTGCGATGCAGCCAGACTCTTAGCCTCGCCCTTTGACTTGTCGAGGCCAGCATGATGAAGGCCGGCTCCTTCTTCCCTCGCCCCTGAAGCAGGGCAGGAAACAGTGGACACACCACCGGGGGTACTAGTCCGTCTGTCCAGGTCTACAGTAACGCTGGCAGGCTCGGGGCTAGGGGAGCTTGCGTCAGGACATGGCTGGTCTGCAGCGACAGTACACTCCCCTTGAAAAGTGACCGGCAGGgccttcccctccccacgctgctggccgcctcctccctcagctcccATGTTGGGCTCGTTGATGAAAGAGAGACCCCACTGATTGTGGAAGATTTCTCCCAGGCCCTTCTGATGTGTCTGAGACGCTGGGTTGTCCACTTGACGTGCACTGGGGAGCACAGGTTGCATATTTAAAGGGTTTAAGGGAATGAAAAGAGTACACTTCCTCGTTTCAAAAGCTGCTGCGGGATTGATTGAGGAGCTACAGTTACTGTCCGAAGAAGATGCTACGTTCTCGCCGCAGGGGAGAGAGTGGGCTGGTGGGATACTACTAGCAGCAGAAGCAAAGAAGGTACCACCAGACGGGACGCCGTTTCCATCTCCAGAAATGGGTCCGTTAGTAAAGCTAGCTGAGGTGATGGTTTTCATAGCAGACATGGGGACCTGTGACAGTCTGATAGGTGCCTGAGGAGCCAGCGACTCTCCTCCAGCTTGCGCTGGCTTGTTTAGGTTTTCCTTCACTTTACTTGCATAACTGATCTTGGGCACGATTTTAGCACTGCTATTGTCCACAGGAAACACTGGAGGAGGCTTAAACAAAGTCCAAGAATCCTCTTTAGTTGAGGAAGAGAGCTTGGCTTTGGTCCGGTCCTCAAACCTTTTACCAGAAGCGCCTGCTGTCTTACTGTCAGAGTCTTTCCTCTGCAGGTCTCCCCTCGCGTCCTCAGGAACCGCTGTCCGTCTGGGTAGTGTGTGGACGTCTGCTTTATGGGCTGACTTGGTGCCGTAGGGTCTGGGGCCGGCCCCGGGGTCGCACGCCTCAGGGTCGCACGCCTCAGGGCTGGACGCCTCAGATTCGGCCGAGGCGCAGCCGTGCTGCATGTCTCTGTTCCCGTCTCTCGTCACATTCTCACAGGTCTTGATGCCGTTCCTTCCACCCCTGCGTCTCTTAGGAGTGGTGTATCCACCTTCAGACCCGCTGCCGTCGTGGTCAGGGGCGGGGTCGCCGGAGAAACCGTTGGTGATATAAACAGAGTTCACCTCCCCGTTCTGTAGCGAAGCCGAGTCGTTCTTTTCCGATTCCTGACCCTCACAGTGGTGGACGTCCAAGGCCCGGGCCTTGTCATCACTAGTCATCGTCTTAGTCTGGACCAAGCCGCTCGCGGGTGGAGCAGAGGAGTAAACCTTTTGTGTCGACTTCTGTCTCGCGTTGGCATTTGTCAAATGTCTGTTACCATTGTTTGTGGTGGCGTGTGCGGTACCAGCTGTGTGATCTGCAGACTGGATCCTTTCCCCCCCAACATCACTGGGGTTTAATTTGCCATTTCCTAAGAATACAAAATATTACAAACAAATTAGTTGAAATGACCCAACCCTCATCTGTTAGTCTGTACATTTCTCAGTAGTATAGACTCATTGTCCAGGTCAGGAAAAGTCCACCATGTTAGAGTTGTCAAAGTACAAACTATATTACATTGATTGAAAAGTTTAGTTGATTAAGTAATGTAATTAAGATGATCAATTCTAAATTAATGTTAGCCAACAAGTCCCAATGGGAATTAAGTCATTATTGTTAAGCTACATTTGGTAACTGGTAAGGTGGTTGCCGTTTTAAGTCGTTTATTGTAATAAACTAATTTATACTAATAAACTTGTTCAGATgtgcaaaacaaaaaatatcCTTCGTGACATGGGGGCATGCATTTACAAAGTGTTCTTAGCAAACGTTGAATTGCTAGCTGACTCCTTGTTTCGTAAGCTTCATGCACATTCATGTTAACTATTTGTGTAAGATCGAAATGTTTGCGTGGCTTCAAGGTTGGTGGCCAGCCAAGATAGGACTAGGAGATGCAACAGGCCTACTGTGCCTAACCTCAGCTAGCGAGGAAGCTACTGGTTGCAGGCAGCTAGCGCTGGCTAGTTCATATTCGCTAGTCGGTCTACCGTTTATCACAAATAAAACTCGCATAATAATGAATATTTAATGAAAACATGTAGCTGAGGATAAAGAATAGGCCGTTAAATAGATGCATTCCGACTTGAATCTTATAGACACAGTGCACACTGTCAGCTAGCCAGCTAAATAACTGGGATTGGTagtgagctagctagctagcattcaTGTTGTAACATGGCCGACAGGAAAAGGCA
Coding sequences within:
- the nufip2 gene encoding nuclear fragile X mental retardation-interacting protein 2: MEEQPKVRAQERRYHPHGEERSPIQLKTSIKNEQIHFQDQETQTKKTGNGKLNPSDVGGERIQSADHTAGTAHATTNNGNRHLTNANARQKSTQKVYSSAPPASGLVQTKTMTSDDKARALDVHHCEGQESEKNDSASLQNGEVNSVYITNGFSGDPAPDHDGSGSEGGYTTPKRRRGGRNGIKTCENVTRDGNRDMQHGCASAESEASSPEACDPEACDPGAGPRPYGTKSAHKADVHTLPRRTAVPEDARGDLQRKDSDSKTAGASGKRFEDRTKAKLSSSTKEDSWTLFKPPPVFPVDNSSAKIVPKISYASKVKENLNKPAQAGGESLAPQAPIRLSQVPMSAMKTITSASFTNGPISGDGNGVPSGGTFFASAASSIPPAHSLPCGENVASSSDSNCSSSINPAAAFETRKCTLFIPLNPLNMQPVLPSARQVDNPASQTHQKGLGEIFHNQWGLSFINEPNMGAEGGGGQQRGEGKALPVTFQGECTVAADQPCPDASSPSPEPASVTVDLDRRTSTPGGVSTVSCPASGAREEGAGLHHAGLDKSKGEAKSLAASQAASCKPTAETVQSSLTTLESGLSKVQARLRSLDRRCSWGSFDLKAAVNYHTKEMGYILSLQKQDPNRVVLYDEPQRAPDQ